The following coding sequences lie in one Montipora foliosa isolate CH-2021 chromosome 11, ASM3666993v2, whole genome shotgun sequence genomic window:
- the LOC137975345 gene encoding uncharacterized protein, translating to MASDSRTLDYLMILVCAVALVILIAFVVYTWIKWHNQQEQFTPSNEQGPAEVELVGVSAPKSYQRGYLNEVGRDSQNLSGSRTFLGEDVFQQKPFSKGTQPAQTFQIKDVAHYGDVEHNPRVSMNSDVVVHSNGPLSRGIRNETLDGAHSFYAGHDVDERVEKRRWSESTARTGVSNEIDISHKKNTYL from the coding sequence ATGGCTTCAGATTCGAGGACATTAGATTATCTGATGATACTAGTGTGTGCTGTGGCGTTAGTCATTCTCATAGCATTTGTTGTCTACACCTGGATAAAGTGGCATAATCAACAAGAACAGTTCACCCCGTCTAACGAACAAGGCCCTGCCGAGGTTGAACTCGTAGGGGTATCAGCACCCAAATCTTACCAAAGAGGTTACCTGAATGAGGTAGGAAGAGACAGCCAAAATCTGAGTGGCTCTCGCACGTTTCTGGGCGAAGATGTCTTCCAGCAAAAGCCGTTTTCGAAAGGCACTCAACCGGCGCAAACATTTCAAATCAAAGACGTCGCTCATTATGGAGACGTAGAGCACAATCCAAGAGTATCGATGAACAGTGATGTTGTTGTCCATTCCAATGGGCCCTTGAGCCGTGGCATCCGAAACGAAACGCTTGATGGGGCTCATTCTTTTTATGCGGGGCACGACGTGGACGAGCGGGTCGAGAAGAGAAGATGGTCCGAGTCAACCGCACGAACGGGCGTCAGCAATGAAATTGATATTTCCCACAAAAAGAACACTTATCTGTAA